A single region of the Garra rufa chromosome 20, GarRuf1.0, whole genome shotgun sequence genome encodes:
- the LOC141293246 gene encoding uncharacterized protein isoform X1 has translation MVKIHLLLLSSPNEPFVSASATQCCVTLAVAPPTTDDEISPIRVAPPPSAINTVRHVCLLTRAASCISRMSQPHGKRSKCFVLSCKNEHKSVHLLPASEPLKMQWLSFIFGGKVPRNLCKYVYVCSNHFTPDCFVNVGQYNAGFASRLYIKDGSIPTVHTPTSHPVKPMTREVGCQCTPTFLKSVAVQAVRAPKKPKRRSKAIQVKPLVSHCESVSGSDEDFSVKSESSFTLTPSKRPRMEDSPEGSPYSSEEPTDDTHVPKIIKEDDIKLEPCESSYIVVTI, from the exons ATGGTAAAAATCCACCTACTCCTACTTTCTTCTCCCAATGAGCCGTTTGTGTCTGCATCTGCAACCCAATGCTGCGTCACATTGGCAGTAGCTCCGCCCACGACCGATGACGAAATCTCCCCTATTCGCGTAGCTCCTCCCCCAAGCGCTATAAATACGGTCCGCCATGTTTGTCTCCTCACTAGAGCAGCTAGTTGTATCTCAAGAATGTCTCAGCCACATGGTAAACGATCTAAATGTTTCGTTCTTAGCTGTAAGAATGAACACAAAAGTGTTCATTTACTCCCAGcgtctgagccactgaagatgcagtgGCTTAGTTTTATTTTTGGAGGGAAAGTGCCTAGAAATTTATGCAAATACGTATATGTTTGTTCTAACCATTTTACACCAGACTGCTTTGTAAACGTGGGTCAATACAATGCAGGATTTGCTTCAAGGCTTTACATCAAGGATGGATCAATACCAACTGTCCATACTCCGACTTCACATCCTGTTAAA CCAATGACACGAGAGGTAGGGTGCCAATGTACACCTACGTTTCTGAAGAGTGTGGCGGTCCAAGCAGTACGTGCCCCAAAAAAGCCAAAACGGAGAAGTAAAG CCATTCAAGTGAAACCACTTGTGAGTCATTGTGAAAGTGTGTCCGGCTCCGATGAGGATTTTTCCGTCAAATCTGAATCTTCATTTACATTAACACCAAGTAAAAGACCACGCATGGAGGATTCCCCAGAGGGGTCACCGTACAGCTCGGAAGAACCAACAGATGACACCCATGTGCCTAAAATAATTAAAGAAGATGACATAAA GCTTGAGCCCTGTGAGTCTTCGTACATCGTCGTCACCATCTGA
- the LOC141293246 gene encoding uncharacterized protein isoform X3 produces MVRRCVFGCSNARTLFCFPTTNWLRKKWLEFIHFEEGGICPSSRLCDRHFSDESFTNLGMVTAGITCYLTLIDTAVPTRFTVGASPPARPMTREVGCQCTPTFLKSVAVQAVRAPKKPKRRSKAIQVKPLVSHCESVSGSDEDFSVKSESSFTLTPSKRPRMEDSPEGSPYSSEEPTDDTHVPKIIKEDDIKLEPCESSYIVVTI; encoded by the exons ATGGTTCGCCGGTGTGTATTTGGCTGTTCTAACGCACGTACTTTATTTTGTTTCCCAACCACAAACTGGTTACGCAAAAAGTGGCTAGAGTTTATACATTTCGAAGAGGGGGGTATTTGCCCCAGCTCGCGGCTTTGTGACAGGCATTTCTCTGACGAATCCTTCACCAATTTGGGGATGGTTACTGCTGGAATAACGTGCTACCTTACGTTAATAGACACGGCCGTTCCCACTCGGTTCACTGTAGGCGCTTCTCCTCCCGCACGA CCAATGACACGAGAGGTAGGGTGCCAATGTACACCTACGTTTCTGAAGAGTGTGGCGGTCCAAGCAGTACGTGCCCCAAAAAAGCCAAAACGGAGAAGTAAAG CCATTCAAGTGAAACCACTTGTGAGTCATTGTGAAAGTGTGTCCGGCTCCGATGAGGATTTTTCCGTCAAATCTGAATCTTCATTTACATTAACACCAAGTAAAAGACCACGCATGGAGGATTCCCCAGAGGGGTCACCGTACAGCTCGGAAGAACCAACAGATGACACCCATGTGCCTAAAATAATTAAAGAAGATGACATAAA GCTTGAGCCCTGTGAGTCTTCGTACATCGTCGTCACCATCTGA
- the LOC141293246 gene encoding uncharacterized protein isoform X2 has translation MVKRCVLGCYPHKTLFPFPKLPWLRARWLEFLHFEEGGISESSRLCGKHFAPECFTNLQQYEMGFADFLSLIDMAVPTIYTVGPAPSVKPMTREVGCQCTPTFLKSVAVQAVRAPKKPKRRSKAIQVKPLVSHCESVSGSDEDFSVKSESSFTLTPSKRPRMEDSPEGSPYSSEEPTDDTHVPKIIKEDDIKLEPCESSYIVVTI, from the exons ATGGTGAAAAGGTGCGTTCTAGGTTGTTATCCCCACAAAACCTTGTTCCCTTTCCCCAAGCTACCGTGGTTGCGAGCCCGCTGGCTTGAGTTCTTGCATTTTGAGGAAGGAGGAATATCGGAGAGCTCGCGTTTGTGTGGGAAGCACTTCGCTCCAGAATGCTTCACAAATTTACAGCAGTACGAAATGGGCTTCGCTGACTTTCTTAGCTTGATAGACATGGCTGTCCCGACAATATACACCGTTGGTCCGGCACCGAGTGTGAAG CCAATGACACGAGAGGTAGGGTGCCAATGTACACCTACGTTTCTGAAGAGTGTGGCGGTCCAAGCAGTACGTGCCCCAAAAAAGCCAAAACGGAGAAGTAAAG CCATTCAAGTGAAACCACTTGTGAGTCATTGTGAAAGTGTGTCCGGCTCCGATGAGGATTTTTCCGTCAAATCTGAATCTTCATTTACATTAACACCAAGTAAAAGACCACGCATGGAGGATTCCCCAGAGGGGTCACCGTACAGCTCGGAAGAACCAACAGATGACACCCATGTGCCTAAAATAATTAAAGAAGATGACATAAA GCTTGAGCCCTGTGAGTCTTCGTACATCGTCGTCACCATCTGA
- the stimate gene encoding store-operated calcium entry regulator STIMATE, protein MAGVGVSVLSRGQLPSASSNSSPTDPDTRGCSNGDFMDSFGIFLQGLLGVVAFSTLMLKRFREPKHERRPWRIWFLDTSKQAIGMLFIHFANVYLSDLTEEDPCSLYLINFLLDATLGMLMIYGGVKAVSAVVEWRQWDSLRFGEYGEPVQCSAWAGQCALYILIMMFEKVMIMLVLLIPQWKKLATLNPITNPHLELAIVMLIVPFFVNALMFWVVDNFLMKKSRTKAKLEEREAEDDPRGNNKVRYRRALSHDDSESEILFSADDEMEDSDGDDDVRRLTGLKPVKKKKHRLGIPV, encoded by the exons ATGGCGGGTGTTGGGGTCAGTGTGCTGTCGCGGGGTCAGCTGCCGTCTGCATCCTCCAACTCCTCACCCACTGATCCTGATACCCGAGGATGCTCCAACGGGGACTTCATGGACTCCTTTGGCATCTTCCTGCAAGGCCTGCTGGGAGTGGTGGCCTTCAGCACTCTTATGT TGAAACGCTTCAGGGAGCCCAAGCACGAACGGAGACCCTGGAGAATCTG GTTTCTGGACACCTCCAAACAGGCCATAGGGATGCTGTTCATTCACTTTGCCAATGTCTACCTGTCTGACCTCACAGAGGAGGACCCATGTTCACT ATACCTGATCAACTTCCTTTTGGATGCGACACTGGGCATGTTGATGATCTATGGTGGCGTGAAGGCTGTTAGCGCTGTGGTTGAATGGAGACAGTGGGATTCGCTGCGTTTTGGAGAGTATG GTGAGCCGGTTCAGTGCAGTGCCTGGGCGGGTCAGTGTGCGCTCTACATTCTTATCATGATGTTTGAGAAGGTCATGATCATGCTGGTCCTCCTCATTCCACAATGGAAGAAG CTGGCTACGCTCAACCCCATAACAAACCCTCATCTGGAGCTAGCTATCGTCATGCTAATCGTCCCATTTTTCGTGAAC gcTCTGATGTTCTGGGTAGTAGATAACTTCTTAATGAAGAAGAGTAGAACAAAAGCCAAGTTGGAGGAGAGGGAAGCAGAAGACGACCCTCGTGGCAACAACAAAGTGCGCTATAGACGTGCACTGTCACACGATGACTCTGAATCAGAA ATTCTGTTCTCCGCAGATGACGAAATGGAGGATTCAGATGGTGACGACGATGTACGAAGACTCACAGGGCTCAAGCCTGTTAAGAAAAAGAAGCACCGTCTTGGTATTCCAGTTTGA